The DNA sequence acttttttttaaataactatacAATTCTTACACATTTACTGTTACAAGTATAtctttctaataataataacaataacgaGGGACTGGTTGTAGGTGTAAAAGATGCGGAGAGCATTTACTGAGGCTAAATTCTAATCCCAACGGACCGGCAAACGGCCATTTGTTTCTTGAGCTCCCAAAGCCTCCTTTTTCGCTTCCCCCACCTTACTTtttccctcctttctctctGCAACTTCCACCTTTTTCCTGACCACTAGGACCTTTTGCCTCAACGTGGACGCAGTATATACTCGAAGACAAAGCGAAAGCACTCTGAAGGAGAGGAGAAAGAAGAGCGAAAATGTCCAACAAATCACCAATATTTCCGATGCCAGAGCCTCAGCATTTCAGCGACTATGGCTTCGACCCTCAAATTGACTACTTTcaggtccttttttttttttgttaatatttatgtttgaaaCTATTTATCTGATCTCTATTGAAGATTTTATACGATGAAAGTCTGAGCCATTTGTGTCATTCTcaaaaaaaccgaaaaaaaaaaaggtattagAAGAAGCAAGGAAGCACAAGCGAGAGGCAACAACAAGGTCGATTGACTTCATCCACTTCAAGCTCCAAAAACCCATTTCCAAGGACGAGTCCAAGAAGAGCCACAAGACCAAGAAGAAGCGGTGGTGGAGAAGCgctcttcttttcttcaaatGGAAGTGGATCCCACAACACCATGGTCTTGGTCACGGTCGTGATGGCGACGAGGACGTTCATCGCCCTAGAGCTCGAGCCTTTAGGGCCTCCATATCTGGCCCCGTTTACATAACCGAGAGCAGAAGTGGGTCTACCACGCCTTACCGTTCTACCAGTGGTCGGTACTCCTCTGGCCCTCTCGCCGGAACGTTGACTCCGTCGAGGAAGGATGATCTGCACATACCTTATTTGAGCCTCAGGGAGCTTAATATGGAGCAACAGCAGCAAAGGATCTCTACCTCCTCCATGCCCATATATCTGGTCACTTGAAAAAAACCAGGTGCTGATGCCTACATtttttttcgtttgtttttCTGGGGAACCACCATATCTATactatctcttttcttttaatccaTTTTCTGTACTGTTCTCCAAAGTGGGTGTTGGGATCACTTTTTATATTCGAGCTCGCCCCATTTGTCTTTGCGAGCTGAAAAAGGTGTTTGATCCATTGGAGGAAGGGCTGGATCCTCCCATTTGTGTTTACCGTTTTTAAGTTCTGCAACTAATCAACTTGTGGTTTGACTATTTGCCACACTCACActtctttctcttctatttttcaatatttatcttCCGAATACCGACAGCCTACAGGGCAGGGAGCGTGGTTTGA is a window from the Juglans regia cultivar Chandler chromosome 7, Walnut 2.0, whole genome shotgun sequence genome containing:
- the LOC108987284 gene encoding uncharacterized protein LOC108987284 codes for the protein MSNKSPIFPMPEPQHFSDYGFDPQIDYFQVLEEARKHKREATTRSIDFIHFKLQKPISKDESKKSHKTKKKRWWRSALLFFKWKWIPQHHGLGHGRDGDEDVHRPRARAFRASISGPVYITESRSGSTTPYRSTSGRYSSGPLAGTLTPSRKDDLHIPYLSLRELNMEQQQQRISTSSMPIYLVT